From a region of the Helianthus annuus cultivar XRQ/B chromosome 5, HanXRQr2.0-SUNRISE, whole genome shotgun sequence genome:
- the LOC110942914 gene encoding uncharacterized protein LOC110942914, with the protein MPFRLTKAPGVFMDLMNRVCKPYLDKFVIVFIDDILIYSQMKEEHEQHLRAFFELQKKEKLYAKFSKCEFWLREREALKKENLKAECLSGMEKRLVRNKEGTLYFMEQIWVPLFGGLRDVIFNEAHKSSYHTSIQAAPFEALYGRKCRSPLCWADAGDRQLVGPELVQETTDKIMQIRERIKAARDR; encoded by the exons ATGCCGTTTAGGTTGACAAAAGCGCCAGGAGtattcatggacttgatgaatcgagtttgcaaaCCATATcttgataaattcgtgattgtatttatcgatgatattttgatctactcacAGATGaaggaagagcatgagcaacaccttagAGCTTTTTTCGAGTTGCAAAAGAAGGAGAAACTTTACGctaagttctcaaagtgcgagttttggttgcGTGAG agagaagctcttaagaaAGAGAACTTAAAGGCTGAATGTCTCAGTGGGATGGAGAAAAGATTGGTACGCAACAAGGAAGGAACCTTGTATTTTATGGAACAAATTTGGGTTCCGCTTTTTGGTGGCCTTAGAGATGTTATTTTcaatgaagctcataaatcgag ctaccatacaagcattcaagcTGCACCGTTCGAGGCTCtctacggacgcaagtgtcgatcgccGTTATGCTGGGCAGATGCAGGCGATAGACAGCTGGTTGGTCCCGAACTGGTCCAAGAGACGACTGATAAGatcatgcagatccgagagcgcatcaaggcggctcgtgatcgttaG